A window from Ignavibacteriota bacterium encodes these proteins:
- the lysW gene encoding lysine biosynthesis protein LysW yields MSECPVCGAEIVLERGTVKGELIECTDCGTELEVVSVNPIIVTEAPQEEEDWGE; encoded by the coding sequence TCAGAATGTCCAGTATGCGGTGCAGAAATTGTTTTAGAACGCGGAACCGTTAAAGGAGAATTAATTGAATGTACAGATTGTGGAACAGAGCTAGAAGTTGTTAGTGTTAATCCAATAATTGTTACAGAAGCTCCGCAAGAAGAAGAAGACTGGGGAGAATAA